In the Wyeomyia smithii strain HCP4-BCI-WySm-NY-G18 chromosome 2, ASM2978416v1, whole genome shotgun sequence genome, one interval contains:
- the LOC129724712 gene encoding transmembrane protein 11 homolog, mitochondrial isoform X2, with product MSTRVLSELKSPTVHVIREVYEGENAHETFELELDKYLYARADYIIIEPSRLGEETGRWIAVGNCLHKTALLSGVASVAAGLVWRDRLVFCAPLCAVSIFCTGLYTISWSYDPCVQYQVEKNPKSLSKVPNVNDFSSPIVLVYTSNKCAKYSHRIITLLASSYCVWRIYQLFK from the exons ATGTCCACGCGAGTATTAAG CGAACTAAAATCTCCCACAGTACACGTAATTCGTGAGGTATACGAAGGAGAAAATGCACACGAAACTTTCGAATTGGAACTGGATAAATATTTATATGCCAGAGCAGACTATATTATAATTGAACCGTCAAGGCTGGGGGAGGAAACCGGTCGATGGATTGCGGTTGGAAATTGCCTGCACAAGACAGCACTCCTCAGCGGCGTGGCCTCGGTGGCAGCCG GATTAGTATGGCGTGATCGTTTAGTGTTTTGCGCTCCACTCTGTGCAGTGTCAATATTCTGCACTGGTTTGTACACAATTTCTTGGTCCTATGATCCGTGCGTTCAGTATCAA GTCGAGAAAAACCCAAAAAGCCTGTCAAAGGTGCCGAATGTGAACGATTTTTCTTCGCCTATAGTGTTAGTTTATACCAGTAATAAGTGCGCCAAATATAGCCATCGTATCATAACACTTTTGGCGAGTTCATACTGTGTTTGGCGCATTTATCAGCTATTTAAGTAA
- the LOC129724712 gene encoding transmembrane protein 11 homolog, mitochondrial isoform X1 has translation MTAFDELKRLSPIDELKSPTVHVIREVYEGENAHETFELELDKYLYARADYIIIEPSRLGEETGRWIAVGNCLHKTALLSGVASVAAGLVWRDRLVFCAPLCAVSIFCTGLYTISWSYDPCVQYQVEKNPKSLSKVPNVNDFSSPIVLVYTSNKCAKYSHRIITLLASSYCVWRIYQLFK, from the exons ATGACTGCCTTCGATGAACTAAAACGCCTCAGCCCAATCGA CGAACTAAAATCTCCCACAGTACACGTAATTCGTGAGGTATACGAAGGAGAAAATGCACACGAAACTTTCGAATTGGAACTGGATAAATATTTATATGCCAGAGCAGACTATATTATAATTGAACCGTCAAGGCTGGGGGAGGAAACCGGTCGATGGATTGCGGTTGGAAATTGCCTGCACAAGACAGCACTCCTCAGCGGCGTGGCCTCGGTGGCAGCCG GATTAGTATGGCGTGATCGTTTAGTGTTTTGCGCTCCACTCTGTGCAGTGTCAATATTCTGCACTGGTTTGTACACAATTTCTTGGTCCTATGATCCGTGCGTTCAGTATCAA GTCGAGAAAAACCCAAAAAGCCTGTCAAAGGTGCCGAATGTGAACGATTTTTCTTCGCCTATAGTGTTAGTTTATACCAGTAATAAGTGCGCCAAATATAGCCATCGTATCATAACACTTTTGGCGAGTTCATACTGTGTTTGGCGCATTTATCAGCTATTTAAGTAA
- the LOC129721693 gene encoding rab5 GDP/GTP exchange factor, with protein sequence MFSIKKPRIQQKDLQCLNGCGFYGNAQWNGLCSKCYRERTMKERHIKQYRPAKFSSHPGGRKQESYQQVSHHQQLQIDHHAKMTHGHLLKPGSAPKEEDKKKKRNLMDLLKKTTPTKEVSEKPSRQHHIRQPIDKLEQEYHEALKALKIEDAAKRELKYFIEMLDQKIRKGHSDKSIEEVSEFVQNGYIKFQEYMNVENSKFANVSQETKDHALDFFEKCIMTMNHGRLFSPPSTNDEEKDSQIQKRIRQLNWINAKHLVCSIDEVNSEVRDLVYTAITELVSMDSFHSPQEKLECIIRCCRNIFNLLQQSVGGPASADEFLPALIFVVLKANPVRLHSNINYITRFSYATRLMSGEGGYYFTNLCCAISFIENMTSESLSMSTEEFNGLMAGEKTGPSAWESALMACESLHLISENMKTMKSLGDRNEEILKNVALLNEDIESFNSEISRKVADVLERTPLVLKPIRTPRRLEKRNAHLNPTSSLNPIDGGHFQSNLVTAIKVGDVEYNDPKQKSNVEQSSSTSTNFEDLVKNLSDALAVPFVSVEGDKDVPAVASPFSVMSTSNSADLLSASPVFDYNKVFDTQSIDEIATPDDLAHSFIRGIRNINYDFDFSDHSGENSVSEDHLESKPKQTAHPTVNQFDLEEFDPLIAKEREEKLAQLPLRSDNPIDVDLFTGGGNLLDDDSPRALLLESPIKPTVAEYQGFSLQGCNIPTITCVTGRDLGAASSSKVQPKSSPRTVGDGKSLI encoded by the exons atgttttcaattaaAAAGCCTCGCATTCAGCAGAAGGATTTGCAGTGCCTCAATGGGTGTGGGTTTTATGGTAATGCTCAGTGGAACGGTCTGTGCTCGAAATGTTATCGCGAACGCACGATGAAAGAGCGCCACATTAAAC AGTACCGACCTGCAAAATTTTCCAGTCATCCAGGGGGGCGCAAACAAGAGTCGTATCAACAGGTTAGTCATCATCAGCAGCTACAGATAGATCATCACGCCAAAATGACCCATGGACATTTATTGAAACCTGGATCGGCCCCTAAGGAAGAAGACAAGAAAAAGAAACGCAATTTAATGGATCTGCTCAAGAAGACGACACCCACTAAAGAGGTTTCGGAGAAGCCGTCACGACAACATCACATACGTCAACCTATTGATAAGTTAGAACAAGAATACCATGAAGCGCTAAAGGCTCTCAAGATAGAAGATGCTGCGAAGCGagaattgaaatattttatcgAAATGCTTGATCAGAAAATACGCAAAGGACACTCGGATAAAAGTATAGAAGAAGTTTCAGAATTTGTTCAAAATGGGTATATCAAATTTCAGGAGTACATgaatgtagaaaattcaaaattcgcAAATGTATCTCAGGAAACCAAAGATCATGCGCTAGATTTCTTCGAGAAATGCATCATGACAATGAATCACGGACGATTGTTTTCTCCGCCTAGCACCAACGACGAGGAGAAGGATTCGCAAATACAAAAGAGAATACGGCAGTTGAATTGGattaatgcaaaacatttagTGTGCAGCATAGATGAAGTTAATTCAGAAGTTAGAGATTTAGTGTATACCGCTATCACCGAACTTGTTTCAATGGATTCCTTTCATTCGCCGCAG GAAAAACTAGAATGCATCATTCGCTGCTGTCGGAATATTTTCAATCTGCTACAACAATCCGTTGGAGGACCAGCTAGTGCAGACGAATTCTTACCGGCCCTAATATTTGTGGTTCTCAAAGCTAACCCAGTTAGGCTACACAGTAATATAAACTACATCACACGGTTCAGTTACGCAACTAGGTTGATGAGCGGCGAGGGTGGCTACTACTTCACCAATCTTTGCTGCGCCATTTCATTCATAGAAAACATGACTTCCGAATCACTTTCTATGTCAACAGAAGAATTCAATGGACTTATGGCGGGTGAAAAAACAGGCCCCTCCGCATGGGAAAGTGCGTTGATGGCATGCGAAAGCTTACATCTAATTTCGGAAAATATGAAAACTATGAAGAGTCTCGGGGATCGCAATGAGGAAATTTTGAAGAATGTAGCGCTACTAAATGAAGACATCGAAAGCTTCAAT AGTGAAATCAGTCGCAAAGTAGCCGACGTTTTGGAGCGTACTCCTTTGGTACTCAAACCAATCCGCACACCACGCCGCCTAGAAAAACGGAACGCACATTTAAATCCTACAAGCAGTCTTAATCCAATCGATGGGGGTCACTTCCAATCGAACTTAGTTACCGCCATCAAGGTGGGTGATGTGGAATACAACGATCCAAAACAGAAAAGTAATGTGGAGCAGAGCTCGTCCACCTCTACTAATTTCGAAGATTTAGTCAAAAATCTCTCTGATGCTCTAGCGGTTCCTTTTGTCTCCGTTGAAGGAGATAAAGATGTTCCTGCTGTTGCATCTCCATTTTCCGTTATGAGTACGAGCAACTCAGCTGACTTACTGTCTGCATCACCTGTGTTTGACTATAACAAAGTGTTTGACACTCAATCTATAGACGAAATCGCAACGCCCGACGATTTAGCGCACAGCTTTATTCGAGGAATAAGAAATATCAACTATGATTTCGATTTCTCGGATCACAGTGGAGAAAACAGTGTGTCAGAAGACCATCTAGAAtcgaaaccaaaacaaacagcaCATCCTACGGTTAACCAGTTCGACTTAGAGGAGTTTGATCCATTAATAGCGAAAGAACGTGAGGAGAAACTTGCGCAGCTTCCTTTACGATCAGACAATCCCATAGATGTTGACCTTTTCACTGGCGGTGGGAATCTTCTCGATGACGATTCGCCTCGGGCGCTTCTACTCGAATCGCCTATCAAACCAACCGTTGCCGAATATCAGGGGTTTTCGCTCCAAGGGTGCAATATTCCGACCATTACCTGCGTCACCGGACGTGATTTGGGAGCAGCTAGCTCAAGTAAAGTACAGCCAAAATCCTCGCCACGTACAGTTGGCGATGGAAAGAGTTTGATATAA
- the LOC129722625 gene encoding peptidoglycan-recognition protein SC1a-like isoform X1, translated as MLIFLNSRLVLSVERFYEEKQPVYSDELLARDTNRIELLVDQCYNKCHNFVLTFIARTTAVSSSNRLKNPVSRSDSSVYDVEIGERTPLLVRKVCVDADRQHGRDDRNTIQTTALLAILALVLFLLMGIVIGIYLMLLQIPRPWPVSHPFYLVERPVWWSHSATLEASPLNKTAVQNLIIMHTNSESCHDQITCSQIARNVQNDAWTHRATHIPYNFLIGGDGKTYEARGWKGQHGFMELPSRNDTIVVGIIGTYNRRRPDDVLFAETKALITESIRRFSLSPAYRLYGVINSTAPENHAGALYAGLKRWNHWRGFVTI; from the exons atgctgataTTCCTCAACTCCCGGCTTGTTCTAAGTGTGGAACGCTTCTACGAAGAAAAGCAACCGGTCTATTCCGACGAACTGCTGGCTCGAGACACCAATCGCATAGAATTGCTGGTAGACCAATGCTATAATAAATGTCACAATTTCGTTCTCACTTTTATAGCACGAACTACAGCAGTTTCAAGTTCTAATCGCCTGAAGAATCCGGTCAGCCGAAGTGACTCATCAGTCTACGATGTCGAAATAGGAGAACGGACACCCTTGCTTGTGAGGAAGGTGTGCGTCGATGCAGACAGACAGCATGGCAGGGACGATCGAAACACCATCCAGACAACAGCACTTCTCGCGATTCTGGCATTGGTGCTGTTTTTGTTGATGGGAATTGTCATTGGAATCTACTTGATGCTGTTACAAA TTCCACGTCCATGGCCAGTGTCCCACCCGTTTTATTTGGTTGAACGGCCTGTGTGGTGGTCTCATTCAGCCACGCTGGAGGCATCTCCGTTGAACAAAACAGCTGTACAAAACCTGATAATAATGCACACAAACAGCGAGTCATGTCACGATCAGATCACGTGTAGTCAAATCGCTCGTAACGttcagaatgatgcatggaccCACCGAGCAACGCATATTCCATATAACTTTTTGATCGGTGGCGATGGAAAGACATACGAAGCGCGAGGCTGGAAAGGGCAGCATGGTTTCATGGAGCTTCCTAGCAGGAATGATACCATCGTGGTTGGTATTATAG gtacatacaatcgcaggCGACCAGATGATGTTCTATTTGCCGAGACGAAGGCGTTGATTACGGAGTCCATTCGGCGGTTTAGCTTATCACCGGCTTACCGATTGTATGGTGTTATTAACAGCACTGCGCCGGAAAACCACGCGGGCGCGCTCTATGCTGGACTGAAACGGTGGAATCATTGGAGAGGATTTGTTACgatttaa
- the LOC129722625 gene encoding peptidoglycan-recognition protein SD-like isoform X3 — MFCSARTTAVSSSNRLKNPVSRSDSSVYDVEIGERTPLLVRKVCVDADRQHGRDDRNTIQTTALLAILALVLFLLMGIVIGIYLMLLQIPRPWPVSHPFYLVERPVWWSHSATLEASPLNKTAVQNLIIMHTNSESCHDQITCSQIARNVQNDAWTHRATHIPYNFLIGGDGKTYEARGWKGQHGFMELPSRNDTIVVGIIGTYNRRRPDDVLFAETKALITESIRRFSLSPAYRLYGVINSTAPENHAGALYAGLKRWNHWRGFVTI, encoded by the exons CACGAACTACAGCAGTTTCAAGTTCTAATCGCCTGAAGAATCCGGTCAGCCGAAGTGACTCATCAGTCTACGATGTCGAAATAGGAGAACGGACACCCTTGCTTGTGAGGAAGGTGTGCGTCGATGCAGACAGACAGCATGGCAGGGACGATCGAAACACCATCCAGACAACAGCACTTCTCGCGATTCTGGCATTGGTGCTGTTTTTGTTGATGGGAATTGTCATTGGAATCTACTTGATGCTGTTACAAA TTCCACGTCCATGGCCAGTGTCCCACCCGTTTTATTTGGTTGAACGGCCTGTGTGGTGGTCTCATTCAGCCACGCTGGAGGCATCTCCGTTGAACAAAACAGCTGTACAAAACCTGATAATAATGCACACAAACAGCGAGTCATGTCACGATCAGATCACGTGTAGTCAAATCGCTCGTAACGttcagaatgatgcatggaccCACCGAGCAACGCATATTCCATATAACTTTTTGATCGGTGGCGATGGAAAGACATACGAAGCGCGAGGCTGGAAAGGGCAGCATGGTTTCATGGAGCTTCCTAGCAGGAATGATACCATCGTGGTTGGTATTATAG gtacatacaatcgcaggCGACCAGATGATGTTCTATTTGCCGAGACGAAGGCGTTGATTACGGAGTCCATTCGGCGGTTTAGCTTATCACCGGCTTACCGATTGTATGGTGTTATTAACAGCACTGCGCCGGAAAACCACGCGGGCGCGCTCTATGCTGGACTGAAACGGTGGAATCATTGGAGAGGATTTGTTACgatttaa
- the LOC129722625 gene encoding peptidoglycan-recognition protein SD-like isoform X2, producing the protein MNQIVRIVASYARTTAVSSSNRLKNPVSRSDSSVYDVEIGERTPLLVRKVCVDADRQHGRDDRNTIQTTALLAILALVLFLLMGIVIGIYLMLLQIPRPWPVSHPFYLVERPVWWSHSATLEASPLNKTAVQNLIIMHTNSESCHDQITCSQIARNVQNDAWTHRATHIPYNFLIGGDGKTYEARGWKGQHGFMELPSRNDTIVVGIIGTYNRRRPDDVLFAETKALITESIRRFSLSPAYRLYGVINSTAPENHAGALYAGLKRWNHWRGFVTI; encoded by the exons CACGAACTACAGCAGTTTCAAGTTCTAATCGCCTGAAGAATCCGGTCAGCCGAAGTGACTCATCAGTCTACGATGTCGAAATAGGAGAACGGACACCCTTGCTTGTGAGGAAGGTGTGCGTCGATGCAGACAGACAGCATGGCAGGGACGATCGAAACACCATCCAGACAACAGCACTTCTCGCGATTCTGGCATTGGTGCTGTTTTTGTTGATGGGAATTGTCATTGGAATCTACTTGATGCTGTTACAAA TTCCACGTCCATGGCCAGTGTCCCACCCGTTTTATTTGGTTGAACGGCCTGTGTGGTGGTCTCATTCAGCCACGCTGGAGGCATCTCCGTTGAACAAAACAGCTGTACAAAACCTGATAATAATGCACACAAACAGCGAGTCATGTCACGATCAGATCACGTGTAGTCAAATCGCTCGTAACGttcagaatgatgcatggaccCACCGAGCAACGCATATTCCATATAACTTTTTGATCGGTGGCGATGGAAAGACATACGAAGCGCGAGGCTGGAAAGGGCAGCATGGTTTCATGGAGCTTCCTAGCAGGAATGATACCATCGTGGTTGGTATTATAG gtacatacaatcgcaggCGACCAGATGATGTTCTATTTGCCGAGACGAAGGCGTTGATTACGGAGTCCATTCGGCGGTTTAGCTTATCACCGGCTTACCGATTGTATGGTGTTATTAACAGCACTGCGCCGGAAAACCACGCGGGCGCGCTCTATGCTGGACTGAAACGGTGGAATCATTGGAGAGGATTTGTTACgatttaa